A section of the Sphaerobacter thermophilus DSM 20745 genome encodes:
- a CDS encoding tyrosine-protein kinase family protein: MTSSILARGLRWWWIVLVGALAAAALAYLVSAAMTPIYQAQLTLLIEESQGTGAGDYNDILAAERRTRTFSRLVAQRPVLEETIRRLSLRMTPEELMAVIEVTPIRDTQLVTLAVSDPSPARAAAIANTVAEVFIEQTQQRQAEIAGPGADQVQQNIEAIQRQIDEANARIAELQAQPNAGDPAVQEEIRNLQAQLAQFTETHSALIEAQQRILASAAASGPRIRVTADAIPPDAPIRPRTTLNTALGGVLGTLLGLGVVLVLVYLDDTVKDAEDVRRLTGRPALGWIPRFRGPSGIALVTAPRSPVSEGYRSLRTNLQFATLGQEVRSILVTSARPGDGKTTTVVNLGAVLAQGGQQVIVVDADLRRPRLHAALGNVPNRFGLTNLLLADDEVDLAALLQETDVPGLRVLTTGPLPPNPTDVLDSPRMHELIAGLERMADMVLVDAPPVPVSDALVLAGLVDRVLLVAYSGRTRSAELARAVEELTRAGTPLLGVLLNRAEAGAGGYDLYYAEYYSAEPDTGDQDGSGPGASTRLSQRLGTLVSGRAVDATQRGNQ, from the coding sequence ATGACGTCGAGCATTCTTGCGCGTGGGCTCCGCTGGTGGTGGATCGTGCTGGTTGGTGCCCTTGCTGCCGCTGCGTTGGCCTACCTCGTCAGCGCGGCAATGACGCCGATCTATCAGGCACAGCTCACCCTACTAATTGAGGAGAGTCAGGGTACCGGGGCAGGCGACTACAACGACATCCTGGCTGCCGAGCGCCGTACCCGTACCTTCAGCCGCCTCGTGGCACAGCGCCCTGTGCTCGAGGAGACGATCCGCCGCCTGTCGCTCCGGATGACTCCTGAGGAGCTGATGGCGGTGATCGAGGTGACCCCGATCCGCGACACGCAACTCGTGACGCTGGCGGTGTCGGACCCGAGCCCCGCGCGGGCGGCGGCGATCGCCAACACGGTTGCCGAGGTCTTCATCGAACAGACGCAGCAGCGGCAGGCTGAGATAGCCGGGCCGGGCGCCGATCAGGTGCAGCAGAACATCGAGGCGATCCAGCGCCAGATCGACGAGGCCAATGCGCGTATCGCCGAGCTGCAGGCACAGCCAAACGCGGGTGATCCGGCGGTGCAGGAGGAGATCCGGAACCTGCAAGCGCAGCTCGCGCAGTTCACCGAGACCCACAGCGCCCTGATCGAGGCGCAGCAGCGCATCCTCGCCTCGGCTGCGGCGAGTGGCCCGCGGATTCGCGTGACCGCCGACGCGATCCCGCCCGATGCGCCGATTCGCCCGCGCACCACACTGAACACGGCGCTCGGTGGGGTACTCGGCACGCTCCTCGGTCTGGGCGTAGTGCTGGTCCTCGTCTACCTCGACGATACGGTCAAGGACGCCGAGGATGTGCGGCGCCTGACCGGCCGCCCGGCGCTCGGCTGGATTCCCCGGTTCCGCGGGCCGAGCGGCATCGCGCTGGTGACCGCGCCGCGCTCGCCTGTCTCTGAGGGGTACCGGAGCCTGCGCACGAACTTGCAGTTCGCGACCCTGGGGCAGGAGGTACGCTCGATCCTCGTGACCAGTGCCCGCCCTGGGGACGGCAAGACCACCACGGTGGTCAACCTCGGTGCCGTGCTCGCGCAGGGCGGCCAGCAAGTCATCGTTGTCGACGCGGACCTGCGCCGCCCGCGCCTCCACGCAGCGCTCGGGAACGTGCCCAACCGCTTCGGGCTGACGAACCTGCTCCTGGCCGACGACGAGGTCGATCTGGCAGCGCTGCTCCAGGAAACCGATGTGCCGGGGCTCCGGGTTCTGACGACGGGGCCGCTGCCGCCGAACCCGACCGACGTGCTCGACTCGCCGCGGATGCATGAGCTCATCGCCGGGTTGGAGCGGATGGCGGACATGGTGCTGGTGGACGCCCCACCGGTGCCGGTGAGCGATGCGCTGGTACTGGCCGGGCTGGTGGACCGCGTGCTTCTGGTCGCCTACAGCGGCCGTACCCGTTCGGCAGAGCTGGCGCGGGCGGTCGAGGAGCTGACGCGAGCGGGTACGCCGCTTTTGGGCGTCCTGCTCAACCGGGCTGAGGCCGGTGCCGGTGGGTACGACCTCTATTACGCGGAGTACTACAGCGCCGAGCCGGACACTGGCGACCAAGACGGCAGCGGCCCCGGCGCGTCGACGCGGCTGTCGCAGCGGCTAGGTACTC
- a CDS encoding zinc-binding dehydrogenase, with product MSELPPTMHAAVIHRHGGPEVLSYEEIPRPEPGPGEALIRVRATSINRLDLWARSGPPVPIFPWTEPDFPIISGSDCAGEVARLGPGVTNVHVGQRVVLYPSIYCGTCDYCRAGEQTQCLEYRIFGEHTDGAMAEYAVVQAHNLLPLPDHVSFTDAAAMPIAYTTAWRMLITAGQLRAGESVLILGVGGGVGSAALRIARRAGATVYATASLPEKRRLAEEHGAAATFDPSAGPISEWVLDQTGGRGVDIVVDPLGATWRESIRSLARGGRLVCCGATAGNQPQFDIREVYQRHRRIIGAPMGNWDDFTQVMRLLFAGEITPIIDSVFPLERIADAHRRAESRASFGKVVITV from the coding sequence GTGAGTGAACTGCCACCGACGATGCATGCAGCGGTGATCCACCGGCACGGTGGGCCGGAGGTCCTCTCCTACGAAGAAATACCCCGCCCGGAGCCGGGCCCAGGAGAGGCCCTGATACGGGTCCGCGCGACCTCAATCAACCGGCTCGATCTGTGGGCCCGAAGCGGGCCGCCGGTCCCGATCTTCCCCTGGACGGAGCCGGACTTCCCCATCATCAGCGGCAGCGACTGCGCCGGGGAGGTCGCGAGGCTCGGACCTGGGGTCACCAACGTCCACGTCGGTCAGCGGGTGGTGCTCTACCCGAGCATCTACTGCGGCACCTGCGATTACTGCCGCGCCGGCGAACAGACCCAGTGCCTGGAGTACCGCATCTTCGGCGAGCACACCGATGGGGCAATGGCGGAGTATGCGGTGGTACAGGCGCACAACCTGCTGCCGCTCCCGGATCATGTCTCCTTCACCGATGCGGCGGCAATGCCGATCGCCTACACGACCGCGTGGCGCATGCTCATCACCGCCGGTCAACTGCGCGCGGGCGAGTCGGTCCTCATCCTCGGCGTGGGCGGCGGTGTCGGCTCTGCGGCCCTGCGGATCGCGCGGCGAGCGGGTGCGACCGTGTATGCCACGGCCAGCCTGCCTGAGAAGCGACGCCTCGCCGAGGAGCATGGCGCGGCCGCGACCTTCGACCCGAGCGCCGGACCGATCTCGGAATGGGTCCTGGATCAGACCGGCGGCAGAGGGGTCGATATCGTGGTTGATCCGCTCGGCGCCACCTGGCGCGAGAGCATCCGCAGCCTGGCCCGCGGCGGTCGGCTCGTCTGCTGCGGCGCCACCGCCGGGAACCAACCGCAGTTCGACATTCGGGAGGTCTACCAGCGTCACCGGCGCATCATCGGCGCGCCGATGGGCAACTGGGACGACTTCACCCAGGTCATGCGACTGCTCTTCGCGGGAGAGATCACCCCGATCATCGACAGCGTCTTCCCGCTGGAGCGGATCGCCGACGCACACCGCCGCGCGGAGTCCCGCGCGAGCTTCGGGAAGGTGGTCATCACCGTCTAG
- a CDS encoding M28 family peptidase, which translates to MADLSAIVQWSDPEFEREVLDSISLDVPWKLIEDFSTLHRLSGSEDERRAIELIIEQLKEAGIPYTLYEPECFISIPLEASVRTLGPDGRSFRAKTVSMSVSTDGKEIVSELVYAPARASDYERGVFDSGIDLGGIDARGKIVITEGIPVEEKLEAVTAAGAIAVIFINPGEAIHEGICTTIWGTPDLDSMGRQPSIPVVAVNHPDGQALIAAAQAGAQVALATRLDTRWRPIPVLVAEIPGARVPEEFVLLHGHLDSWHVGIGDNATGDATLLELARVFWAHRDRLARSLRIAWWSGHSHGRYAGSTWYADTFALELARHCVAQVNCDSPGCRWATTYNNLTAMSETEPFVDAVIRATTGITPQPERPPRAGDYSFNSIGLSSFYMLSSTMAEEDRLAKGYYAVGGCGANIEWHTEGDTLAIADRDILLRDMRMYAASVLRVLTAPLLPFDWTRTTAEFRATLARYQEAAGSGFDFGPAQAAVDALEAALTRFYAAAPAVDDPAEPAARRFNAAQVRLGRLLIPVNYSRQAPFWHDPALNVPPLPDLAPAGALAQASDPHRRGVLRAHLTRGQNRLVWTLELARETVEAATP; encoded by the coding sequence GTGGCCGATCTCTCGGCGATTGTCCAGTGGAGTGATCCAGAGTTCGAACGCGAAGTCCTTGACAGTATCTCGCTCGATGTGCCCTGGAAGCTGATCGAGGACTTCTCGACGCTGCACCGGCTCTCCGGCTCGGAGGACGAGCGGCGCGCCATCGAGCTCATCATCGAGCAACTGAAGGAAGCGGGCATCCCTTACACCCTCTACGAGCCCGAGTGCTTCATCTCCATCCCCCTCGAGGCCAGCGTCCGCACCCTCGGGCCAGACGGCCGCTCGTTCCGCGCGAAGACGGTCTCGATGTCGGTGTCGACCGACGGCAAAGAGATCGTGAGCGAACTCGTCTACGCGCCGGCGCGTGCCAGCGACTACGAGCGCGGTGTGTTCGACTCCGGTATCGACCTTGGCGGCATCGACGCCAGGGGGAAGATCGTTATCACAGAGGGTATCCCGGTCGAGGAAAAGCTGGAAGCCGTCACCGCCGCCGGTGCGATCGCAGTGATCTTCATCAACCCCGGCGAGGCCATCCACGAGGGCATCTGCACCACCATCTGGGGCACCCCCGACCTCGACTCGATGGGCCGCCAGCCCTCCATCCCCGTCGTGGCCGTCAACCACCCCGACGGCCAGGCGCTGATCGCCGCCGCCCAGGCCGGTGCCCAGGTGGCCCTGGCCACCCGCCTCGACACCCGCTGGCGCCCCATCCCCGTGCTCGTCGCCGAGATCCCCGGTGCCCGCGTCCCCGAGGAGTTCGTCCTGCTCCACGGCCACCTCGACTCCTGGCACGTCGGCATCGGCGACAACGCCACCGGCGATGCCACCCTGCTGGAACTGGCCCGCGTCTTCTGGGCCCACCGCGACCGCCTGGCGCGTTCCCTGCGCATCGCCTGGTGGAGTGGCCACTCCCATGGCCGCTATGCCGGCTCCACCTGGTATGCCGACACCTTCGCCCTGGAGCTGGCCCGCCACTGCGTGGCCCAGGTCAACTGCGACTCCCCCGGCTGCCGCTGGGCCACCACCTACAACAACCTGACCGCCATGAGCGAGACCGAGCCCTTCGTCGACGCCGTCATCCGTGCCACCACCGGCATCACCCCCCAGCCCGAGCGCCCACCGCGGGCCGGCGACTACTCCTTCAACAGCATCGGCCTCTCCAGCTTCTACATGCTCAGCTCCACCATGGCCGAGGAGGACCGCCTCGCCAAGGGCTACTACGCCGTGGGCGGCTGCGGGGCCAACATCGAGTGGCACACCGAGGGCGACACCCTCGCGATCGCCGACCGCGACATCCTGCTGCGCGATATGCGCATGTATGCCGCCTCGGTGCTGCGGGTGCTCACTGCCCCCCTGCTGCCCTTCGACTGGACGCGCACCACGGCCGAGTTCCGCGCCACCCTGGCGCGCTACCAGGAGGCCGCGGGCAGCGGCTTCGACTTCGGCCCGGCCCAGGCGGCGGTGGACGCCCTGGAGGCGGCGCTAACCCGCTTCTATGCGGCGGCCCCGGCCGTCGACGATCCGGCCGAGCCGGCGGCGCGGCGCTTCAATGCGGCGCAGGTGCGGCTGGGGCGGCTGCTGATCCCGGTCAACTACAGTCGGCAGGCGCCCTTCTGGCACGACCCGGCGCTGAACGTGCCGCCGCTGCCGGACCTGGCCCCGGCGGGGGCGCTGGCGCAGGCGAGCGACCCGCACCGGCGGGGGGTGCTGCGCGCGCATCTGACCCGCGGGCAGAACCGCCTGGTCTGGACCCTGGAGCTGGCCCGCGAGACCGTCGAGGCCGCCACACCGTAG